One Methylobacterium sp. AMS5 genomic region harbors:
- a CDS encoding IS3 family transposase, producing the protein MDVRGAGCLALRLPRLVHPAAQPTHTGRRSHPEQGPRELRGQDEARADVFDYIERFYNPARRHSTLGYLSPVEFENRAQLA; encoded by the coding sequence GTGGATGTGCGCGGCGCTGGGTGTCTCGCGCTCCGGCTTCCACGCTTGGTACACCCGGCAGCCCAGCCAACGCACACGGGACGACGAAGCCATCCTGAGCAAGGCCCACGCGAGCTTCGTGGCCAGGATGAAGCCCGTGCCGATGTGTTCGATTACATCGAGCGCTTCTACAATCCGGCGCGGCGGCACTCGACCCTGGGCTATCTCAGCCCTGTCGAGTTCGAAAACCGAGCCCAATTAGCTTAG
- a CDS encoding IS630 family transposase (programmed frameshift), with translation MGSPLSSDLRERVVKAVSEGASRRQAGARFGVSPASAIRWQESFEREGRVAAKPQGGDRRSQQVEAHADLILRLRAEQPTRILSELRALLAERGISTSESGLSRFFRRHAVTHKKNTLHAAEQQRLDVRAEREDWFEAQDELDPDKLVFFDETATTTSMVRRYGWAPRGERCRVAVPHGHWKTTTVTAALRTNGVAATALFDGATNGKRFRAYVTDTLVPVLKRGDTVIMDNLGAHKVAGVREAIQAVGAKLLYLPPYSPDFNPIEQVFAKLKADLRKAAARTFPDLKAAIRSAFDSLTPKACRNCLTAAGYDAYDPT, from the exons ATGGGATCACCATTGTCATCGGATCTGCGCGAGCGCGTGGTGAAGGCCGTGTCCGAGGGCGCCTCGCGGCGTCAGGCCGGCGCGCGGTTCGGGGTCAGTCCCGCCAGCGCCATCCGCTGGCAGGAGAGCTTCGAGCGGGAAGGCCGGGTGGCGGCCAAGCCGCAGGGCGGCGACCGACGCTCGCAGCAGGTGGAAGCCCATGCCGACCTGATCCTGCGCCTGCGCGCGGAGCAGCCGACCCGGATCCTGTCGGAGTTGCGAGCGCTGCTGGCCGAGCGCGGCATCTCCACCAGTGAGAGCGGCCTGTCGCGCTTCTTCCGGCGCCACGCCGTCACGCACAAAAAAA ACACGCTCCACGCCGCCGAGCAGCAGCGGCTGGATGTGAGGGCCGAGCGCGAGGACTGGTTCGAGGCCCAGGACGAACTCGACCCGGACAAGCTGGTCTTCTTCGACGAGACGGCGACCACCACCAGCATGGTGCGCCGCTACGGCTGGGCGCCGCGTGGCGAGCGCTGCCGGGTCGCCGTTCCGCACGGACATTGGAAGACGACCACCGTCACGGCCGCCCTGCGCACCAACGGAGTGGCGGCCACGGCCCTGTTCGACGGAGCCACCAACGGCAAACGCTTCCGAGCCTACGTCACCGACACCTTGGTGCCCGTGCTGAAGCGAGGCGATACGGTGATCATGGACAACCTCGGCGCCCACAAGGTGGCCGGCGTCCGGGAGGCGATCCAGGCGGTGGGCGCCAAGTTGCTCTATCTTCCGCCCTACTCGCCGGACTTCAACCCCATTGAACAAGTGTTCGCCAAGCTTAAAGCCGACCTGCGCAAAGCCGCGGCCCGGACGTTTCCAGACCTGAAAGCGGCGATCCGATCCGCCTTCGACAGCCTCACGCCAAAAGCCTGTCGCAACTGCCTCACAGCGGCCGGATACGACGCATATGACCCAACCTGA
- a CDS encoding alkene reductase, giving the protein MADAATLSRTRDPAAASDPAVLFQPYRLGPLELPHRIIMAPLTRSRARSPGNVPSPLAACYYAQRASAALIVSEAAQVSIQGQGYAWTPGIHSSAQVEGWRHVTKAVHESGGRIFCQLWHVGRISHPALQPDNMLPVAPSAITPQGKAFIENERGEGALVPFVRPRALALEEMPYIVGQYERAARNAQSADFDGVEIHAANGYLLDQFIESSTNRRSDTYGGSVENRTRLLLEVAEALSRIWGPDRIGVRISPLGRMNEIRDDDPEATFGYISERLAEFDFAYLHVVNPALEQMQKGEPPDQRSLALVQLIRERFKGTLIAAGGFDAGTAARWIHEGRADLVAFGRKFIANPDLPERLRADAPLNADDPTTYYGGGENGYTDYPDLAQERGERPRGCVDRSWR; this is encoded by the coding sequence ATGGCGGATGCAGCGACCCTCTCGCGAACGCGCGACCCGGCGGCAGCTTCGGATCCGGCTGTGCTGTTCCAGCCCTATCGACTGGGACCTCTCGAGCTTCCGCATCGCATCATCATGGCGCCCCTCACGCGCTCACGCGCGCGGTCGCCGGGCAACGTACCGAGCCCTCTCGCCGCCTGCTACTACGCGCAACGCGCTTCCGCAGCGCTCATTGTCAGCGAGGCGGCACAGGTCTCGATTCAGGGGCAGGGCTATGCCTGGACGCCGGGCATCCACAGCAGCGCGCAAGTCGAGGGCTGGCGGCACGTCACCAAAGCCGTGCACGAGTCCGGCGGACGCATCTTCTGCCAGTTGTGGCATGTCGGCCGAATCTCGCATCCGGCCCTGCAGCCCGACAACATGCTTCCCGTTGCCCCATCTGCGATCACTCCGCAGGGGAAGGCGTTCATCGAGAACGAACGGGGAGAAGGGGCACTCGTCCCCTTCGTTCGTCCGCGCGCATTGGCCCTCGAGGAGATGCCCTATATCGTGGGGCAATACGAGCGCGCAGCGAGGAACGCCCAGTCCGCGGACTTCGATGGGGTCGAGATCCACGCCGCAAACGGCTACCTGCTCGACCAGTTCATCGAAAGCAGCACAAACCGCCGCTCCGACACGTATGGCGGTTCGGTGGAGAACAGGACGCGGCTGCTGCTGGAGGTTGCCGAGGCGCTCTCTCGGATCTGGGGACCAGACCGCATCGGTGTCCGGATCTCGCCACTCGGCAGGATGAACGAGATCCGCGACGATGACCCGGAAGCCACGTTCGGCTACATCAGCGAACGGCTCGCCGAATTTGACTTCGCCTATCTCCATGTCGTCAATCCGGCCTTGGAGCAGATGCAGAAGGGGGAGCCCCCTGACCAGCGGTCTCTGGCGCTCGTCCAACTTATCCGCGAGCGATTCAAAGGGACGCTCATTGCCGCGGGAGGCTTCGACGCCGGGACCGCTGCGCGCTGGATTCACGAGGGGAGGGCCGACCTCGTCGCGTTCGGCCGCAAGTTCATCGCGAATCCCGATCTGCCGGAGAGATTGCGCGCAGACGCCCCGCTCAACGCCGACGATCCGACCACTTATTATGGCGGCGGCGAGAATGGTTACACAGATTATCCTGATCTGGCGCAGGAGCGTGGCGAACGACCTCGGGGCTGCGTTGACCGAAGTTGGAGATAA
- a CDS encoding SRPBCC family protein, with amino-acid sequence MQINASRTVAASPAKVFGLVSNAVEWPLILRTVESAELLTEGALGVGSRLRERRLLLGAEVTLESEVIEFAHPHRFRLVVESSDRSFDRDFIIDALNVGSRLTLAIRPGSRASTGRVLLDIVSPVLQIRLSDELEMDIADFAAALRA; translated from the coding sequence ATGCAGATCAATGCGAGCCGGACGGTGGCGGCGTCCCCGGCGAAGGTGTTCGGCCTGGTTTCGAACGCAGTGGAGTGGCCACTCATCTTGCGGACAGTCGAGAGCGCGGAGCTATTGACGGAGGGCGCGCTGGGCGTGGGGTCACGCCTGCGTGAGCGCCGGCTCCTGCTCGGGGCTGAAGTCACCCTCGAATCCGAGGTGATCGAATTCGCCCACCCGCATCGCTTCCGGCTGGTCGTGGAGAGTTCCGACCGCTCTTTCGACCGGGATTTCATCATCGACGCACTGAACGTCGGATCGCGCCTGACGCTCGCGATCCGCCCGGGTTCAAGGGCCTCCACGGGCCGTGTGCTCCTCGACATCGTCTCGCCCGTTCTGCAGATCCGGCTGAGCGACGAGCTCGAGATGGACATAGCCGACTTCGCGGCGGCCCTGCGGGCCTAA
- a CDS encoding DUF1931 family protein: MTALPVAGIARFEHFFRETDSLVIDKSDLKRLGSFIDRKLRDLVLRAGAIAKANGREIVEPHDLPITKGFQERIHEFRAVSNAGAVKESLASLTSGPASMAACSDDTEAWLPEVAGGLCLTLSRTFKIIVDPRLKNPQTEHWDRAERLHDLLL, translated from the coding sequence ATGACCGCGCTTCCCGTCGCAGGTATCGCTCGGTTCGAGCACTTCTTTCGGGAAACAGATTCGCTCGTCATTGATAAGAGCGATCTGAAACGTCTCGGCAGCTTCATTGACCGTAAGCTCCGGGATCTCGTTCTGCGTGCGGGAGCCATTGCCAAGGCGAACGGGCGCGAGATCGTGGAGCCGCACGATCTCCCGATCACCAAGGGGTTCCAGGAGCGGATCCACGAGTTCCGCGCCGTCAGCAATGCCGGGGCCGTAAAGGAGAGCCTCGCCTCGCTCACCAGTGGGCCGGCCTCGATGGCGGCCTGCAGCGATGATACCGAAGCGTGGCTTCCCGAGGTCGCTGGCGGCCTCTGCCTCACGCTCTCGCGGACCTTCAAAATCATCGTCGACCCTCGCCTGAAAAATCCTCAGACGGAGCACTGGGATCGAGCGGAACGGCTGCACGATCTCCTGTTGTGA
- the trxC gene encoding thioredoxin TrxC: MSEEGRHVVCPHCASINRVPLSRPAKAARCGRCKQGLFTGQPFSVDAAQFDQHIQKNDIPVVVDFWAAWCGPCKAMAPVFEKVSAELEPDFRFLKVDTEAEQGLAARYGIRSIPTMILFAKGEAVARHAGAVNAEALRAWLRQHEIR; encoded by the coding sequence ATGAGCGAGGAGGGACGGCACGTCGTCTGCCCGCACTGCGCGAGCATCAATCGCGTTCCCTTGTCCAGGCCGGCCAAGGCGGCGCGTTGCGGGCGGTGCAAGCAGGGGCTGTTCACCGGACAGCCTTTTTCGGTCGACGCCGCACAGTTCGACCAGCATATCCAGAAGAACGACATTCCGGTCGTGGTGGATTTCTGGGCTGCGTGGTGCGGTCCCTGCAAGGCGATGGCGCCCGTGTTTGAGAAAGTCTCCGCCGAGCTTGAGCCCGACTTCCGGTTCCTCAAGGTCGACACCGAAGCGGAGCAGGGGTTGGCAGCGCGATACGGTATCCGCAGCATACCCACGATGATACTATTCGCGAAAGGCGAAGCGGTTGCCCGACATGCCGGCGCGGTCAACGCCGAGGCCCTCCGAGCCTGGCTCCGGCAGCACGAGATCCGGTGA
- a CDS encoding HdeD family acid-resistance protein: MNHSLAQNWWVIALRGVLAIVFSITALAMPVSTLISLILIFAAYMLVDGIFAIVASLRAAQHSKRWGALFFGGLVNIITGVLAAAWPGITALVFVVLTAVWSIISGSTMVVAAIRLKRNHGRWWLALGGVSSIAFGIILVLAPLAGAVVLTWWIGIYAFVFGIAMLVLAFRLREHRNDRPIPGMAQPAQSAI, encoded by the coding sequence ATGAACCATTCGCTGGCCCAGAACTGGTGGGTAATAGCCCTCCGGGGCGTACTCGCGATCGTGTTCAGCATCACGGCCCTCGCGATGCCGGTCTCGACCCTCATCTCCCTGATTCTGATCTTCGCCGCCTATATGCTGGTGGACGGCATCTTCGCCATCGTCGCGTCTCTGCGGGCGGCGCAGCACAGCAAGCGCTGGGGAGCCCTCTTCTTCGGCGGCCTCGTCAACATCATCACAGGGGTTCTTGCCGCCGCGTGGCCCGGCATCACTGCCCTCGTGTTCGTGGTGCTGACGGCGGTATGGTCCATCATCTCAGGGAGTACCATGGTGGTCGCGGCGATCCGCCTCAAGCGCAACCACGGACGGTGGTGGCTCGCACTTGGCGGAGTGTCATCGATCGCCTTCGGGATCATTCTCGTTCTAGCCCCGCTCGCGGGTGCCGTGGTGCTGACATGGTGGATCGGAATCTACGCCTTCGTCTTCGGCATCGCCATGCTGGTGCTCGCCTTCAGGCTTCGCGAACACCGCAACGATCGGCCGATCCCCGGAATGGCGCAGCCGGCGCAAAGCGCGATCTGA
- a CDS encoding Hsp20/alpha crystallin family protein, which translates to MVFRPLDRGSKPGGILPSLGRIHIMSREPVAFQRSGGSIKRGVPSPLLPPFLALYHDMNRLLEVMPGAGAGTAGAADQLDAKILVPDITMTETERDVRITAEVPGAREADVEVMLDDDTVIIRAVKEIEHAEDRQSFQVRERLFGTFQRALALPFRVDPEQAEARVANGVLTITLPKSGAQRRTRRVQVRGASADHAPAGSPSQSGVASDQQDKAPDQTMPH; encoded by the coding sequence ATGGTCTTCCGCCCGCTCGACCGAGGAAGCAAGCCGGGCGGTATCCTGCCAAGCTTAGGGAGGATCCATATTATGTCTCGCGAACCCGTCGCCTTCCAGCGGTCGGGCGGTTCGATCAAGCGCGGCGTGCCGAGCCCGCTGTTGCCGCCGTTTCTCGCCCTCTACCACGACATGAACCGCCTGCTCGAGGTTATGCCGGGCGCGGGCGCTGGAACCGCAGGTGCGGCCGACCAGCTCGACGCCAAGATCCTCGTCCCGGACATCACCATGACCGAGACGGAGCGTGACGTGCGCATCACCGCAGAGGTGCCCGGCGCTCGTGAGGCGGATGTCGAGGTGATGCTCGATGACGACACCGTGATCATCCGCGCCGTGAAAGAGATCGAGCACGCGGAGGATCGGCAGAGTTTTCAGGTGCGTGAGCGCCTCTTCGGCACGTTCCAGCGTGCGCTTGCACTGCCGTTCCGTGTCGATCCTGAGCAGGCCGAGGCTCGTGTCGCGAACGGGGTGCTCACGATCACGCTCCCGAAGAGCGGGGCTCAGCGGCGCACGCGCCGCGTGCAGGTTCGTGGCGCCAGCGCCGACCACGCCCCGGCAGGCTCCCCCAGCCAGAGCGGCGTCGCATCGGACCAGCAGGACAAAGCGCCCGACCAGACCATGCCGCACTGA
- a CDS encoding TMEM175 family protein — protein MLRQRSEIPSDAPFTLIDEAPSPARIEAFSDGVFAIIITLLVLDIRVPREAERHGEELTALLLRQWPVYAAYVLSFLQVGVVWANHHTMFHYLRHSDHVLLFTNLILLLCVAILPFTTALMAEYARTDTNDLRVAALLYSAALCLAGTMFSFMWQHAQRAKLVKANVDANRLYALTWHWRLVPLLYGLAFVLAFVTPYLSVSIYILLLIYYALPGPTMVRWTTRQREAWVATRASGGRRR, from the coding sequence ATGCTGCGGCAACGGTCCGAGATTCCCAGTGATGCTCCGTTCACGCTGATCGACGAGGCGCCTTCGCCAGCACGGATCGAAGCGTTCAGCGATGGGGTTTTCGCGATCATCATCACGCTCCTAGTCCTGGACATCCGCGTGCCGCGGGAAGCCGAGCGGCACGGAGAGGAACTGACGGCGTTGTTGCTGCGGCAGTGGCCCGTCTATGCCGCCTACGTCCTCAGCTTCCTGCAGGTCGGCGTGGTGTGGGCCAACCATCACACCATGTTCCATTATCTGCGCCATAGCGACCATGTGCTGCTGTTCACGAACCTGATCTTGCTGCTCTGCGTCGCCATTCTTCCGTTCACGACCGCGCTCATGGCGGAATACGCGCGTACCGACACGAACGACCTTCGCGTCGCAGCGCTGCTCTACAGCGCCGCACTCTGTCTGGCGGGGACGATGTTCAGCTTCATGTGGCAGCATGCCCAGCGCGCTAAACTGGTGAAAGCAAACGTAGACGCGAATCGTCTCTACGCGCTGACTTGGCATTGGCGGCTCGTGCCGCTCCTGTACGGCCTCGCCTTCGTTCTGGCCTTCGTAACCCCCTATCTCAGCGTCAGCATCTATATCCTGTTGCTGATCTACTACGCCCTGCCGGGCCCCACGATGGTGCGCTGGACGACCAGGCAGCGAGAGGCCTGGGTCGCAACTCGGGCTTCGGGCGGTCGACGGCGCTAA
- the groL gene encoding chaperonin GroEL (60 kDa chaperone family; promotes refolding of misfolded polypeptides especially under stressful conditions; forms two stacked rings of heptamers to form a barrel-shaped 14mer; ends can be capped by GroES; misfolded proteins enter the barrel where they are refolded when GroES binds): protein MAAKEVKFSVTARALMLRGVDILADAVKVTLGPKGRNVVIEKSFGAPRITKDGVTVAKEIELADRFENMGAQMVREVASKTNDIAGDGTTTATILAQAIVREGAKYVAAGMNPMDLKRGIDLATTAVIRELEKNARKITRNDEIAQIGTVSANGDPEIGRMLADAMQRVGNEGVITVEEARTAETELYVVEGMQFDRGYISPYFVTNPEKMVAELEDPYILIHEKKLSSLQAMLPVLEAVVQTGKPLLIIAEDIEGEALATLVVNKLRGGLKVAAVKAPGFGDRRKAMLEDIAILTKGQTISEDLGIKLENVTLPMLGRAKRVRIEKETTTIIDGAGEKADIEGRISQIKAQIEETTSDYDREKLQERLAKLAGGVAVIRVGGLTEIEVKEKKDRVEDALHATRAAVEEGIVPGGGVALLRAKEAARGLTSENSEVQSGIKIVLKALEAPIRQIADNAGVEGSLVVGKVMESNSPTFGFDAQTERYVDMIEVGIVDPVKVVRTALQDAASVAGLLVTTEAMIAETPKKDPPPPMPGGGMGGGLGGMDF from the coding sequence ATGGCTGCCAAGGAAGTCAAGTTCTCCGTCACAGCGCGCGCGCTGATGCTGCGCGGCGTCGACATCCTCGCCGACGCGGTGAAGGTGACGCTGGGCCCGAAGGGCCGCAACGTCGTGATCGAGAAGAGCTTCGGCGCCCCGCGCATCACCAAGGACGGTGTGACGGTCGCCAAGGAGATCGAGCTCGCCGACAGGTTCGAGAACATGGGCGCCCAGATGGTGCGCGAAGTGGCCTCGAAGACCAACGACATCGCCGGTGACGGCACCACCACCGCGACCATTCTGGCCCAGGCCATCGTCCGCGAGGGCGCCAAGTACGTCGCCGCCGGCATGAATCCGATGGATTTGAAGCGCGGCATCGACCTCGCGACGACGGCGGTTATCAGGGAATTGGAGAAGAACGCCCGCAAGATCACCAGGAACGATGAGATCGCTCAGATCGGCACGGTCTCGGCCAACGGCGATCCGGAGATCGGCCGTATGCTCGCCGACGCCATGCAGAGGGTCGGCAACGAGGGCGTCATCACCGTCGAGGAGGCCCGCACCGCCGAGACCGAGCTCTATGTCGTCGAGGGCATGCAGTTCGACCGCGGCTATATTTCGCCCTACTTCGTCACGAACCCGGAGAAGATGGTCGCCGAGCTCGAGGATCCCTACATCCTCATCCACGAGAAGAAGCTGTCCTCGCTCCAGGCCATGCTGCCGGTGCTCGAGGCCGTGGTCCAGACCGGCAAGCCGCTCCTGATCATCGCCGAGGACATCGAGGGCGAGGCGCTCGCCACGCTGGTGGTGAACAAGCTGCGCGGCGGCCTGAAGGTCGCGGCCGTGAAGGCGCCGGGCTTCGGTGACCGCCGCAAGGCGATGCTCGAGGACATCGCGATCCTGACCAAGGGCCAGACCATCTCCGAGGATCTCGGCATCAAGCTCGAGAACGTGACGCTCCCGATGCTCGGCCGCGCCAAGCGCGTGCGGATCGAGAAGGAGACCACCACGATCATCGACGGCGCCGGCGAGAAGGCCGACATCGAGGGCCGGATCAGCCAGATCAAGGCGCAGATCGAGGAGACGACCTCGGACTACGACCGCGAGAAGCTGCAGGAACGTCTGGCCAAGCTCGCGGGCGGCGTCGCGGTGATCCGCGTCGGCGGTTTGACCGAGATCGAGGTCAAGGAGAAGAAGGATCGGGTCGAGGACGCGCTGCACGCCACCCGCGCGGCGGTCGAGGAAGGCATCGTCCCCGGTGGCGGCGTCGCGCTGCTCCGGGCAAAGGAGGCGGCCCGCGGCCTGACGAGCGAGAACAGCGAGGTGCAATCCGGCATCAAGATCGTCCTCAAGGCCCTCGAGGCTCCAATTCGTCAGATCGCCGACAACGCTGGCGTCGAAGGATCCCTCGTGGTCGGAAAGGTCATGGAAAGTAACTCGCCGACATTCGGCTTCGACGCTCAGACCGAGCGTTACGTTGACATGATCGAGGTCGGGATCGTCGATCCCGTGAAGGTGGTGCGCACCGCCCTGCAGGACGCGGCCTCGGTCGCCGGCCTGCTCGTCACCACGGAGGCAATGATCGCCGAAACGCCCAAGAAGGACCCACCGCCGCCCATGCCGGGTGGAGGCATGGGTGGTGGATTGGGGGGCATGGATTTCTGA
- a CDS encoding co-chaperone GroES, producing MKLRPLHDRVVVRRTGAEEKTKGGIIIPDTAKEKPQEGEVVAVGLGVRDDNGNMVGLDVKAGDRVIFGKWSGTELVVDGEDVLVMKESDIIGVIVD from the coding sequence ATGAAACTCCGACCGCTGCACGATCGGGTCGTCGTCAGGCGCACCGGTGCCGAGGAGAAGACCAAGGGAGGCATCATCATTCCCGATACGGCGAAGGAAAAGCCCCAGGAGGGTGAAGTCGTCGCCGTCGGTCTGGGTGTACGTGACGACAACGGGAACATGGTCGGCCTCGACGTCAAGGCCGGCGACCGCGTGATCTTCGGGAAATGGTCCGGGACCGAACTGGTCGTCGATGGCGAGGATGTCTTGGTCATGAAGGAGTCCGACATCATCGGCGTCATTGTCGATTAG